Proteins from a genomic interval of Salinarchaeum sp. Harcht-Bsk1:
- the rqcH gene encoding ribosome rescue protein RqcH, with the protein MEPKRELASVDLRALVGELGGYEGAIVDKAYLYGDDLLRLRLRDHDRGRLELLIEVGEQKRIHMADPDLVPDAPGRPPNFAKMLRNRMSGATFEGIEQHGFDRILKLDFERTDSDTSIVAELFGDGNIAVLDENGSVVDSLETVRLHSRTVAPGSKYEYPEARVDPLSLSYEAFVEHMDASDTDVVRTLATQLDLGGEYAEELCARAGVEKELPIAEADDSVYEPVYDALQWLADALETAALDPRVYYADPEDGGGADAAGEGDGRQRGQPVDVTPVPLADHENLASEPHDSFNAAVDAYFHELESYEADAGGAAGEPDRPDFEGEIEKQERIIAQQQEAIAGFEQEAQSLRAAAEALYAQYDLVDELLSTVRAAREEGHDWDAVEERLDEGAERGIEAAEIVASVDPQNARIRVELETGEGDDAETHTAWIEAEEGVEHNADRLYTEAKAVEEKKEGAESAIEDTRERLAEIEQRREEWEARDEQEDGAEAGDGSGGAEDGDEDGGRSDQEWLDLPSIPIRSRDWWYDRFRWFRTSQGFLVIGGRDADQNEELVQKYLEPGDRFLHAQAHGGPVTILKAADPSESGRDVEIPEAAEREAARFAVTYSSVWKEGKFSGDVYAVDHDQVSKTPESGEYLEKGGFAIRGDRTYYDDVEVACTVGIQCEPETRVIGGPPEAIEDQAVTTVAVEPGKFAQGDVGKRIYRQFRERFSDTSFVRKVASPDLIQHFLPPGTSRIAEE; encoded by the coding sequence ATGGAGCCCAAGCGGGAACTCGCCAGCGTCGACCTCCGCGCGCTCGTCGGCGAACTCGGCGGCTACGAGGGCGCGATCGTCGACAAGGCGTACCTCTACGGGGACGACCTCCTCCGCTTGCGGCTACGCGATCACGACCGCGGCCGCCTCGAGTTACTGATCGAGGTCGGGGAGCAGAAGCGGATTCACATGGCCGACCCGGACCTGGTGCCCGACGCGCCGGGACGTCCGCCGAACTTCGCGAAGATGCTCCGGAACCGGATGTCCGGCGCGACGTTCGAAGGGATCGAGCAGCACGGCTTCGACCGGATCCTCAAACTCGACTTCGAGCGCACGGACTCGGACACCTCGATCGTCGCGGAACTGTTCGGCGACGGGAACATTGCGGTCCTCGACGAGAACGGGAGCGTCGTGGACTCGCTCGAAACCGTCCGCCTGCACTCGCGAACCGTCGCCCCCGGCTCGAAGTACGAGTACCCGGAGGCCCGGGTCGACCCCCTGTCGCTGTCCTACGAGGCGTTCGTCGAGCACATGGACGCCTCGGACACGGACGTCGTCCGGACGCTCGCGACGCAACTCGACCTCGGCGGCGAGTACGCCGAGGAGCTGTGCGCCCGCGCCGGCGTCGAGAAGGAACTACCGATCGCCGAGGCCGACGATTCCGTCTACGAACCCGTCTACGACGCCCTCCAGTGGCTCGCCGACGCGCTCGAAACGGCGGCCCTCGATCCCCGGGTCTACTACGCCGATCCGGAGGACGGCGGCGGTGCGGACGCCGCCGGCGAGGGGGACGGACGCCAGCGCGGTCAGCCAGTCGACGTGACGCCGGTCCCGCTCGCGGATCACGAGAATCTCGCGAGCGAGCCCCACGACAGCTTCAACGCCGCCGTCGACGCGTACTTCCACGAACTCGAGAGCTACGAGGCCGACGCGGGAGGGGCTGCGGGAGAACCGGACCGCCCGGACTTCGAGGGCGAAATCGAGAAGCAAGAGCGGATCATCGCCCAGCAGCAGGAGGCCATCGCGGGGTTCGAGCAGGAGGCCCAGTCGTTGCGGGCCGCCGCAGAGGCGCTCTATGCCCAGTACGACCTCGTCGACGAACTCCTCAGCACGGTCCGGGCCGCTCGCGAGGAGGGCCACGACTGGGACGCCGTCGAGGAGCGCCTCGACGAAGGCGCCGAGCGGGGGATCGAGGCCGCCGAAATCGTCGCTTCCGTCGATCCGCAGAACGCCCGCATCCGCGTCGAACTCGAAACCGGCGAGGGGGACGACGCCGAGACCCACACTGCCTGGATCGAGGCCGAGGAGGGCGTCGAGCACAACGCCGACCGGCTCTACACCGAGGCGAAAGCCGTCGAGGAGAAGAAGGAAGGTGCCGAATCAGCGATCGAGGACACCCGCGAACGGCTCGCGGAGATCGAACAGCGACGCGAGGAGTGGGAGGCCCGCGACGAGCAGGAGGACGGCGCTGAAGCCGGCGACGGGAGCGGGGGAGCCGAGGACGGCGACGAGGACGGGGGGCGCTCCGACCAGGAGTGGCTCGACCTGCCCTCGATCCCGATCCGGAGCCGCGACTGGTGGTACGACCGGTTCCGGTGGTTCCGGACCTCCCAGGGCTTCCTCGTCATCGGGGGCCGCGACGCCGACCAGAACGAGGAACTTGTCCAGAAGTACCTCGAACCCGGCGACCGGTTCCTCCACGCGCAGGCCCACGGCGGCCCAGTGACGATCCTGAAGGCCGCCGACCCGAGCGAGTCCGGTCGCGACGTGGAGATTCCGGAGGCCGCCGAGCGCGAGGCCGCCCGCTTCGCCGTGACCTACTCCTCGGTCTGGAAGGAGGGGAAGTTCTCCGGCGACGTCTACGCCGTCGATCACGACCAGGTCTCGAAGACCCCCGAGAGCGGCGAGTACCTCGAGAAGGGCGGGTTCGCGATCCGTGGCGACCGCACCTACTACGACGACGTCGAGGTCGCCTGCACGGTCGGGATCCAGTGCGAACCCGAGACCCGCGTGATCGGCGGACCGCCCGAAGCGATCGAGGACCAGGCCGTGACGACCGTCGCCGTCGAACCGGGGAAGTTCGCCCAGGGCGACGTCGGCAAGCGGATCTACCGGCAGTTCCGCGAGCGATTTTCCGACACGAGTTTCGTACGGAAGGTCGCGAGTCCGGACCTGATCCAGCACTTCCTGCCGCCGGGGACGAGTCGGATCGCCGAGGAGTGA
- a CDS encoding M81 family metallopeptidase encodes MRIAVATVKHETNTFADGSTEFEDFEVATDDALLGSFATGRSIAGIRDALLAADADLLPTIGTDAIPGPTVTDAAFERFRDELLDRIEGEHLDGVCLDLHGSMHAEHYPDPEGALVAAIRETIGPDVPITAALDMHATITERLVEQLDGVAGYRTAPHTDVVETGERAASLLLESVRDDRELTLGWERLPMLLAGERSETEAAPMASLIERCRSADEESGILDANYFLGFPWADSPHAGCHALVTGDASDEASVESTATELAEAFWDRRDEFAFTTEAYDPETALDEAAATTDGPVVVADTGDIPGAGGSEDVVDFLQTVTERSAFDDPLVAVIADPDAYDTCASAGDGETVDLALGQAAGSGEPYDTAADVREVATVDGVGTARVVVDGTTVLVTEERTNVHRDPANLRDVGIEPTARDLVVLKSGYLSPAWKALAGRRLFALTRGNTDQVLSELPYERVPRPIAPIDEETGWSA; translated from the coding sequence ATGCGAATCGCCGTCGCGACGGTCAAACACGAGACGAATACGTTCGCCGATGGATCGACGGAGTTCGAGGATTTCGAGGTCGCGACCGACGACGCGCTCCTCGGATCGTTCGCAACCGGACGCTCGATCGCGGGGATCCGCGACGCCCTCCTGGCCGCCGACGCGGACCTGCTACCGACGATCGGTACCGACGCGATTCCGGGCCCGACGGTGACCGACGCTGCGTTCGAGCGGTTCCGCGACGAACTGCTCGACCGAATCGAGGGCGAGCACCTCGACGGCGTCTGTCTCGACCTCCACGGCTCGATGCACGCCGAGCACTACCCGGATCCCGAGGGAGCGTTGGTCGCTGCGATCCGGGAGACGATCGGCCCAGACGTGCCGATCACGGCCGCCCTCGACATGCACGCCACGATCACCGAACGACTCGTCGAGCAACTCGACGGCGTTGCGGGGTATCGCACCGCTCCCCACACCGACGTCGTCGAGACTGGCGAGCGGGCAGCGTCGCTCCTGCTCGAATCGGTCCGGGACGATCGCGAGTTGACGCTCGGGTGGGAGCGACTGCCGATGCTCCTCGCCGGTGAGCGATCGGAGACGGAGGCAGCGCCGATGGCCTCGCTGATCGAGCGGTGTCGGTCGGCCGACGAGGAGTCGGGGATCCTCGACGCGAACTACTTCCTCGGGTTCCCGTGGGCCGACTCGCCCCACGCCGGCTGTCACGCACTCGTCACCGGCGACGCCAGCGACGAAGCCTCTGTGGAGTCGACTGCCACCGAACTCGCAGAGGCATTCTGGGATCGTCGCGACGAGTTCGCGTTTACGACGGAGGCGTACGATCCCGAAACTGCACTGGACGAGGCGGCCGCGACGACGGACGGACCGGTCGTCGTAGCCGACACCGGCGACATTCCCGGTGCGGGCGGCTCCGAGGACGTCGTCGATTTCCTGCAGACCGTCACCGAGCGGTCGGCGTTCGACGATCCCCTGGTGGCGGTGATCGCCGACCCGGACGCGTACGATACCTGTGCGTCAGCGGGCGACGGCGAGACAGTGGACCTCGCGCTCGGCCAGGCAGCCGGTAGCGGGGAGCCGTACGACACAGCAGCCGACGTCCGGGAGGTCGCGACCGTCGACGGCGTCGGAACTGCCCGGGTCGTCGTCGACGGGACGACGGTGCTGGTCACCGAGGAGCGGACCAACGTCCACCGCGACCCCGCGAACCTGCGAGACGTCGGCATCGAGCCGACCGCCAGGGACCTCGTCGTCCTCAAGAGCGGCTACCTCAGTCCGGCCTGGAAGGCGCTCGCAGGCCGACGGCTCTTTGCCCTCACGCGTGGGAACACCGATCAAGTGCTCTCCGAACTGCCCTACGAGCGCGTCCCGCGTCCGATCGCACCGATCGACGAGGAGACTGGGTGGTCGGCGTGA